A window of the Miscanthus floridulus cultivar M001 chromosome 14, ASM1932011v1, whole genome shotgun sequence genome harbors these coding sequences:
- the LOC136502720 gene encoding sodium/hydrogen exchanger 8-like isoform X1 has translation MGGDAEPDDAVLFVGVSLVLGIASRHLLRGTRVPYTVALLVLGVALGSLEYGTQHGLGKLGAGIHIWANINPDLLLAVFLPALLFESSFSMEVHQIKRCMAQIVLLAGPGVVISTVLLGAAVKLTFPYNWSWKTSLLLGGLLSATDPVAVVALLKELGASKKLSTIIEGESLMNDGTSIVVYQLFYRMVLGRTFDAGSIIKFLSEVSLGAVALGLAFGIVSILWLGFIFNDTIIEISLTLAVSYIAFFTAQDSLEVSGVLTVMTLGMFYAAFAKTAFKGESQQSLHHFWEMVAYIANTLIFILSGVVIADGVLQNNAHFERHVHGASFFCSMSLYKYLDL, from the exons ATGGGGGGCGACGCTGAGCCTGACGATGCGGTGCTCTTCGTTGGGGTGTCGCTGGTACTGGGCATCGCCTCCCGCCACCTCCTCCGCGGCACCCGCGTCCCCTACACCGTCGCCCTTCTCGTCCTCGGCGTCGCGCTTGGATCCCTCG AATATGGAACACAACATGGTCTAGGCAAACTTGGAGCTGGAATTCATATAT GGGCTAACATAAACCCTGATCTTCTGCTGGCTGTTTTTTTACCTGCTCTCCTCTTTGAAAGCTCCTTCTCCATGGAAGTACACCAAATAAAG AGATGTATGGCACAGATTGTGTTACTTGCTGGACCAGGTGTGGTAATATCAACAGTTTTACTTGGCGCTGCCGTAAAG CTCACATTTCCTTACAACTGGAGCTGGAAAACATCATTGTTGCTTGGCGGACTGCTTAGTGCAACTGATCCAGTTGCTGTGGTTGCACTGctaaaagaactcggagcaagtAAAAAGCTTAGTACAATCATTGAGGGTGAATCCTTAATGAATGATGG GACCTCTATTGTTGTCTATCAGTTATTCTATCGAATGGTGCTTGGAAGAACCTTTGATGCTGGCTCAATAATAAAGTTCTTGTCTGAAGTTTCACTTGGAGC TGTTGCTCTGGGCCTTGCATTTGGAATCGTGTCAATACTGTGGCTGGGCTTTATTTTTAACGATACAATCATAGAGATTTCACTTACTCTTGCTGTCAGCTATATAGCTTTCTTCACT GCGCAAGACTCATTGGAGGTCTCTGGTGTTTTGACTGTCATGACGCTGGGAAT GTTCTATGCAGCTTTTGCAAAAACTGCTTTTAAGGGTGAAAGTCAGCAAAGTTTACACCATTTCTG GGAAATGGTTGCCTACATTGCAAACACACTTATTTTTATATTGAG TGGCGTTGTTATTGCAGATGGCGTTCTACAAAATAATGCCCACTTTGAGAGGCACG TTCATGGGGCTTCCTTCTTCTGCTCTATGTCTTTGTACAAATATCTCGACTTATAG
- the LOC136502720 gene encoding sodium/hydrogen exchanger 8-like isoform X2, whose protein sequence is MGGDAEPDDAVLFVGVSLVLGIASRHLLRGTRVPYTVALLVLGVALGSLEYGTQHGLGKLGAGIHIWANINPDLLLAVFLPALLFESSFSMEVHQIKRCMAQIVLLAGPGVVISTVLLGAAVKLTFPYNWSWKTSLLLGGLLSATDPVAVVALLKELGASKKLSTIIEGESLMNDGTSIVVYQLFYRMVLGRTFDAGSIIKFLSEVSLGAVALGLAFGIVSILWLGFIFNDTIIEISLTLAVSYIAFFTAQDSLEVSGVLTVMTLGMFYAAFAKTAFKGESQQSLHHFWEMVAYIANTLIFILRWRSTK, encoded by the exons ATGGGGGGCGACGCTGAGCCTGACGATGCGGTGCTCTTCGTTGGGGTGTCGCTGGTACTGGGCATCGCCTCCCGCCACCTCCTCCGCGGCACCCGCGTCCCCTACACCGTCGCCCTTCTCGTCCTCGGCGTCGCGCTTGGATCCCTCG AATATGGAACACAACATGGTCTAGGCAAACTTGGAGCTGGAATTCATATAT GGGCTAACATAAACCCTGATCTTCTGCTGGCTGTTTTTTTACCTGCTCTCCTCTTTGAAAGCTCCTTCTCCATGGAAGTACACCAAATAAAG AGATGTATGGCACAGATTGTGTTACTTGCTGGACCAGGTGTGGTAATATCAACAGTTTTACTTGGCGCTGCCGTAAAG CTCACATTTCCTTACAACTGGAGCTGGAAAACATCATTGTTGCTTGGCGGACTGCTTAGTGCAACTGATCCAGTTGCTGTGGTTGCACTGctaaaagaactcggagcaagtAAAAAGCTTAGTACAATCATTGAGGGTGAATCCTTAATGAATGATGG GACCTCTATTGTTGTCTATCAGTTATTCTATCGAATGGTGCTTGGAAGAACCTTTGATGCTGGCTCAATAATAAAGTTCTTGTCTGAAGTTTCACTTGGAGC TGTTGCTCTGGGCCTTGCATTTGGAATCGTGTCAATACTGTGGCTGGGCTTTATTTTTAACGATACAATCATAGAGATTTCACTTACTCTTGCTGTCAGCTATATAGCTTTCTTCACT GCGCAAGACTCATTGGAGGTCTCTGGTGTTTTGACTGTCATGACGCTGGGAAT GTTCTATGCAGCTTTTGCAAAAACTGCTTTTAAGGGTGAAAGTCAGCAAAGTTTACACCATTTCTG GGAAATGGTTGCCTACATTGCAAACACACTTATTTTTATATTGAG ATGGCGTTCTACAAAATAA
- the LOC136502720 gene encoding sodium/hydrogen exchanger 8-like isoform X3, with the protein MGGDAEPDDAVLFVGVSLVLGIASRHLLRGTRVPYTVALLVLGVALGSLEYGTQHGLGKLGAGIHIWANINPDLLLAVFLPALLFESSFSMEVHQIKRCMAQIVLLAGPGVVISTVLLGAAVKLTFPYNWSWKTSLLLGGLLSATDPVAVVALLKELGASKKLSTIIEGESLMNDGTSIVVYQLFYRMVLGRTFDAGSIIKFLSEVSLGAVALGLAFGIVSILWLGFIFNDTIIEISLTLAVSYIAFFTAQDSLEVSGVLTVMTLGIFCKNCF; encoded by the exons ATGGGGGGCGACGCTGAGCCTGACGATGCGGTGCTCTTCGTTGGGGTGTCGCTGGTACTGGGCATCGCCTCCCGCCACCTCCTCCGCGGCACCCGCGTCCCCTACACCGTCGCCCTTCTCGTCCTCGGCGTCGCGCTTGGATCCCTCG AATATGGAACACAACATGGTCTAGGCAAACTTGGAGCTGGAATTCATATAT GGGCTAACATAAACCCTGATCTTCTGCTGGCTGTTTTTTTACCTGCTCTCCTCTTTGAAAGCTCCTTCTCCATGGAAGTACACCAAATAAAG AGATGTATGGCACAGATTGTGTTACTTGCTGGACCAGGTGTGGTAATATCAACAGTTTTACTTGGCGCTGCCGTAAAG CTCACATTTCCTTACAACTGGAGCTGGAAAACATCATTGTTGCTTGGCGGACTGCTTAGTGCAACTGATCCAGTTGCTGTGGTTGCACTGctaaaagaactcggagcaagtAAAAAGCTTAGTACAATCATTGAGGGTGAATCCTTAATGAATGATGG GACCTCTATTGTTGTCTATCAGTTATTCTATCGAATGGTGCTTGGAAGAACCTTTGATGCTGGCTCAATAATAAAGTTCTTGTCTGAAGTTTCACTTGGAGC TGTTGCTCTGGGCCTTGCATTTGGAATCGTGTCAATACTGTGGCTGGGCTTTATTTTTAACGATACAATCATAGAGATTTCACTTACTCTTGCTGTCAGCTATATAGCTTTCTTCACT GCGCAAGACTCATTGGAGGTCTCTGGTGTTTTGACTGTCATGACGCTGGGAAT CTTTTGCAAAAACTGCTTTTAA